The DNA segment AGACGCAAAGTCTTTGTCAAGGATTTAACCGTTTGAGCGTCGATTAAGGTAAGACACTAtagtaaagaaaattcttcttATAACATATTACATTCCTATTACGTGAATGCCATTTAGACTGTATTGCTTACATTCTGCTCGTATTATAAACCATATCAAAATCATGGTAgatcaaattttcatatatacTGCAAATTAAACGAAGTAACTCGTACGATGCattcttttaaaatgttaaaagaaatgagaaaCAATCACGTTTAgcaaatgattaattttcgttacttaattttcatattagcttctttaaaacattttacaatcCTCAAGacttttgttgaaaataaaatttttccaatacgtttgtaagaaacaaaaattgaatgaaaataaatggtttcttttaataatttataaataagtcAAAACTGAAAtactgtaacaatattatcaaattctcTACACGccttcacaattttatatttcagttaaaaagttttaccataaatgcattaaaCCCGAAGTCATTCCCGTTCATGGTACCATTTGATCaggatttattatttcgttcaGGAATCGCGATAATTCCCAGATGTTGCAACAGCATCGCAATCgcgtccgccgccgccgctaaTTGAAGCAGCGCAGACACCGATCACCATATTTCGAAGACGATCGGGAGTACGGCGTAGCTTCCGACTGATTGAATTCAATCCGAATTCTCTTAACCGGCGACATCCAAGCCGAAATATCCCCGTTAATCACCCGGCGAAACGCGGGTTGCATCGTGATCGGCCGCATCCCTCTCGGAACCCGGCCGGCGGTGGCTCCAGATTAATTCCGCCCCCTCGCGTCGGCAAACAGTGTCTGCAAACGACGCCCGGCGTCAACAAGCGCCGTCGACGTATCCGATTGCTCCTCGATGTCGCGCGAGACTGCCTCCGTTTATTAATCCCATTAGACCGTGAACaaatcgattaatattaatgcccGGACCCCGAAGAATACTCCGGGATTCTCTCGAAGGGGCGACgaacttgaaaattattttaggatgTCGTGCCGGGTCTCTGCTTCGTCGATCATTTCGGTTACATTTGGAGAGGATGTTCGAAATGATGCaattaatagatataattGAGAGAAATATAACCGAGTACGCTTAagattatttagaattttattgattatttcattttattgattCAATCTTTCTCAAcatatttaacctcttaggcacgacgtaCCATTATAGCAGCTACACcaacaaaagaatatatatagctaatactacATGTagctataccaaaaatatatatattaagaaaaatggtaatttagttacgaaaaattttattcacacAAAATCCAATCCTATCTAAGAGGTTAAGCTACTCTTTCTAGACATGTTGATTTACCTATAGATCTTcagaaattcattaataaataattttcaaattatatataaaaatttataataaaatttgtcctATATTGTACAAGTGGTTTAAATCCCATCAGAAGGTGATTGAAAAATGTGACAGCAACTCGAAAGAACCGAAGCATGAAAGACAGTCGATTTTCCGAGGATTTAACCGACCCGTTTCCGCCGGACTAATTTACAGAGCCTCGGGTACGGAATAGTTCTAAATCAGTCGTGCCCGTGGATGTATCCTACATCTCGAGACACTTGTAATAAACATCTGCGGTCCGTGCTATCGTATGAGTTATAGTCCATCCTCGAAGTGAATAGTAGAACGCGGACACGGGCAGGAGTTCTCTAAAATTACTCGCACGGTGTTTGCAACTATTGTGATAAAGTATACAAAGTGTCTCGCGGCGAGCGTTGCTGCTTCGCGGTGAGGCAACGCTAACTGGGATGCTAACGCGTTCGAAAATCGCGGTGCTAACCGGTTTGCCAATTGCCGTGCCCACTAATCCAATCGTGGTTATCGTTTGGTAGCCATagaactgcgaattttatttgcgGTATTTGTCATCTACAGTTTGGTAAGGACTGCTTTTAGTTTGCCTTTAATGTTTCGTGAGTTCTACTATGATATAcgtctataataaatttaatctacTGTTACAAAGGATGAAATACTTTTCTGAAGAAATCTGGATTTtggtgtaattaaaaattgatctacgTGTGCAGTggaaaaatctataataaaagtGTGAAATAGAATGTATGTAGAATGAGATGTCTACCATTTCGTACTGCTATGGATGGTATAAAAATGTGCTCTGACAGaatgagataaaaatatataaaatatatatatattaaaaatgaagatgtttataactttttatctttataaatTGATCTTTTCTGACCGACAGTTCaggatataaaatagaatgtcTATAGAAAATCTCGTCTATCGCTGTAAGGGTTGATAAAGAGTCTAAATTAAACTCTACACTAATGGCATAAAAGTATACACTGACctatgaaatacaaaatgtcTAATCTATTGCCACCACACAAAACTAGGTAATCGAAGGGCTTACTTCTAGCCCACCCTCTGCTACAAGCACGAAATTAGTGAACAGTGCAACCAACAGCAGCTTCCAAAGGCTATCAAACTACGAAGCTTCTAAATACTACCAAGCGAAACGAAAGCAATTACTTCTAGAGACAATGGTTCAGCTACGGTCTACCTGTCTGGAGGCAGTGGGTGTCGGTGGGTCAGACGGTTCCTTCTGCTGCTGTATCTTCCTCCTGACGGGTTGCTGCGGGCCGGCGACCTGGGCTTGAGCGGCGGCCCCTCCGCCGCCCCATTTGATCACGTGCGGGCCGGAGCTCTTCCTGGGCGGTGGTCCCAATCTCTCGGTGGGCTCGTCGGGAGGCGAGCCGAGGGCCCCGCCTGACGGTGGAGTGAGGAACAGGTGAGTCCTGTACGCGTACCCCTGGTGATCGTGATCGGCCATCGACGGGAAGTAGCCGAGATCTCTGCTTCGTCGGATCGGGCCGCGAGTTCCGACGATCGGTGGCCCGGCGCCGCGCACGACGCCGAACCTGCCGCCCCCGTACCCCAGGGAACCGGACCCGTACGCACCACCCACGCACGAGCGACCCTCCAATCCGccacctccgcctcctccacctccaccgAGCCCCTTGTCGCCGCCGAAGTTCTTGCGGAACATAAGATTCATGACTGAACTAGGCTGCGGTTACTACAGAGAGGCTAAACAGTTACACGTGAGAACACTGGGTGTCTTAACACTGTGTGTGGTGTCGGTGTGCTTATACACgggtctctctttctctttctctctttctttctttctcgctcgctcgctcgctctctcggtTGTCTGTTGTATTTTTTTTGTACGTGTCGGAACAAACACAGCTTTTTGGAGGAAGAGAAgaagcagcagcggcggcgggcgggcggcggcggcggtgtgCTCGACGATCACGAAAAGCGTCCCTATAGTCCCTAATCCTCGTCCCTTTGGTTTGCGACTCGACGCTAACTCCCACCGGGATTCTGCGACCTTCGACGACCAACGGGGGGCCTGCCTAAAGCGAGTCCAATCAGCGAACATGCCGCGTGCCGCCGGAACGTTTTCCACGTTTTCCACGTTTTCGTGCGGGCTCGAACGAACCGGCCTGCTCCGGGCTGTTGCACTCGCGGCACGGAATAGTCGCGACATCGCTACGACCTGTCACGCCCGGGATCCCGCTTTTTCGTCCCTTTGTCACGGCTTTCGAGAGAGATCGAGGCAGGATGGGGGAACGAGAAGCTTGTTTCGGGGTAACGCGCCTGGGCCGACCGCGCCCTTTTGGAGAACGGGCTCGGCTGTCGGGGATGTCCGGACAACGCGCTGACCGGCCGGGGCTCGTTCGAAAAGATTACGCGGATCAGCTTTTTCTGTGAAAGGAGCCGGTTTCGCCGCTTTGTGTCTGTTTTCATTGCACGTTCGTACGATCCCGGCTATTTCGATGCTTCATGATCTCCAGAGttttaaacagtttatttCTACGTGAATTTTCgtgttatttgttattgtgGAGAATGTTTAACCTAGTTTCGTATAATAAGTCAGATATGGTGAAGATTTATTTGCGATCcaagatataaataacattcttttctttgttttgAGTTCGTTTTAAATCtttcatttgaattatatGAAACGAATTCTATGAAATGTGAAACGATCTTTTCGAacaataatatcgtaataaaattaataaatacagcaGCAAAATAAACGGTCTATAACAAATACGAATTGTCTATTTTTGCTAGAAAGTtatctaaaatctaaaaatggTCCACAGTCCGAAATCACGATTCTGAAAATAACAAACGTTAATGCTGGGTTTTGTATcttcgaaaattgttatattccTTCACAGAAAAAGTGTAGCATTTTCAAAGAACTATAACAAAAGATGTAACGAACGATAtaaactttatgcatttactgCAAGAATAATGTACACCAAGTCAGTCAACGCGTTAATCCTTTATAAGAGGGTCACACTCTCGTTATCCTTTGGTTAGCCACTTCGGTGCGCGCCAAGGCTCGGTTAAAGGGTTCGATATTATTCACTTGATCGCGATGCCATCGTGCagcggagaaaaaaataaaagaaatcctAGCTCCATTAAccttttatatattcaattaactACTAATCGTTGCGACTAGTAATCGTGCAGGAGGAAAAATGCGAAAGAAGATCTGCGTCCTCTTCTCCGTTATCCTTTTTCTgtatcatttcatttaaaatgttGCGGCAAAGGATTGGTGCAGTggtaaaaatttcagcaaaataaattaacggaTGATCGTGCAGTTGacatatttcgaaataaatcctGTCTTTTGGTTTATATTAACCTTTTCCCGTATCGCTTAATCAATTGTTAAAACAGACGATAGTTTAGGggtaaaaaatttgaaagaaatccTGTGTTTATCCTACTGGTAACTTGCTTAAACATAAATCAACTGATCGTAGCAACAAATGATCGTACAGTGAacatacattaaaataaaacttgtatTCTCTtttgtattaacatttttcctgtattatttaacaaatcttGCGACAACTGATAACGTAAGGGAAATAGTTTGGAAGCATTTTTAGATCTTTTTCTCTATCAACCCCTCtggaatattaacaaattaaccAATTCTAACGAATGGTTTTGCGACGgaagaaaatcgaaagatctatattgtttaatttaatttaataattcgttgCGACGAGTGATCAGTGGAAACAATTCGAAAGAAATCCTGCATCCTTCCATTCAGTAATTTTCTTCAACATAAATCAATCGATCATTGTGACAAATGATCGCGCAGTGGAcatatttcaaaagaaatcctatattttcttctctatttttctttttcctgtGCCATTTAATCAATCCTTGCAGCAAGAAATTgtgcaaaggaaaaaattttactttccTCCGTCGACTTCCTCGAATATCAATGAATCAACCAATCCTAACAAATAATCTTGCGGCGaggaaaattcgaaagaagATCTACGTCATCACCATTAACCTTCCTTAATATCCTTCACTTAATCGTCGCGACAAAGGGATCGCGCGAAGGGTGAAATCGCGAGTAGAAGAAACAGACGACTCGAACGAACAGTTTACGATCCTTCTTCATCAGCATTCTCTTAAGCTCCGCTGCAATTTCACTCGGAAATAATAGCCAAACCGAGTTACGCCGTTTTTACTATCCAAGTTGGCCAGCTCGCTGCGAAACGAGTTTCTCGATCGCGAGATCCTCGGTCCCGGAATTCGTGGTCCCTTAAACGGGGGCGTCGCAATATCGCGACTCTCTAACTTCGTTTTTCATTCCCATTCAAGTTTGCGAAGGGAAACAGACAAACACGATTTCGCGGACGCTCGATCGAACGTTTCGCAGTCGCGAGTCGACTCGCTCGATTTAGCTCGTCACGAGATCTCAAGGTCCGTAATTGTAATTGCGCTTCTGTATGATAGATCGCGTGCCCGCGCCGCCGGGATCCGTTGATCTTTGTCGTTTCCTATTCCCAGGATCCAATTTGATTTACGTACGAAAACTTCTGTCGACTCGGGGGGAGACGCTGGCATTACCGGCACGGGAACAGTTTTTCCAGGCGAACCATTCACGGCACGTTGGCCGAACTTCTTCGCCACGAATTTATAGTGAGACCGAGAACTTGGGGGCGTCGTCGTTTAACCGGCTCATTGTTTCGCAAAAGAAATTGCCGACGCGTCTCGCTGAACgctttatgaaaaaataattccgtcGCGTGGTTAACGGCCTAAGAAACTTGTTCGAAAGACCAACGAAACTCGATCGTAAGATCGAAGAAACTCGATCGTAAAATCAAAGAAACTCGATCGTAAAATCAAAGAAACTCGATCGTAGGATCGAAGAAACTCGATCGAAAGATCAAAGAAACTCGTTTGTGTTTTGTGTCACCGTGATCGCTGGAACCTTAGGGAACGTCCACGTCGAGTTTCTGAATATTTCGAGATCTCGgtgtattaatttcaatcgaaGTTGAAGCACTGAGTTAGGAGAAATCTAAATGATCGCGCCCAAGGTGCAACATTCTGAGGAGCATTATCGAAGCTTCAATGATAATTCAAGCTTTTCGGCATTAACATAACTGTTAAATTATCAGAAAACGTTCACATTGTATTTCCGAAATCGATCGTTCCTAAATCGGTTGACTTCAAtcgaaaattgaatcgaattcGAAGAGCGGTTTTAATTCATTTGGAATTTCTGGAAATCCCAATTTTACCCactgtataaaatactttcaGTTGAAAAATTCGCTAGCATAATAACATACAAATATCCctaactattaaaaaaaagaatagaaaagaaaagaacataCACTCTTACACACACTGATTCCCCAAAACTCATGAACAAAGcaaagcatttaaaaaataaaagatgacATCTGGTTTCGGTAAATCAGTATAattctaacaaatatttaacataaaataaatccgGCCACCTTTTCGTCTAAACACTCTCATGTGCATCCCCTCCGAAGACCAGGATTGCGAAAGCAAAGGGATGCAGAGGCATTCACTCGGTGTCGAAACGATCTTCGACGATCACGATCGAGGGGAGTGCGAGCGCAAGGGGATTTTGTGAATGTTTCCGAGCACTCGATGCTTCCGTCGATTTCTCGCCGGAATTCAAATTTTCGCGGCACCAGTCGCGAACGCGGCTCGACGAGCGACCGGAGCCCGCCTCTACGTCACGGAGGACTGTTCGCCCGACCAGACGACACTGACTTTAATAGTCGAGACTTTCGATTGATTTGCCGCAGCCGCAAAGACTATCTTGTCACGGCAACGTTCGGCGtccacggcgcggcgcagccCCGGCAATACCCGCGAACAACCCCAACTCGAATCGCCCGCGGCCTTTGCGATAAATCCTAATCCCCTGCTTTCAACGGATGATAAATTAATGGCGACTGCGGCCGAATAGTATAGTATCCGATCCCGGAAAACAACCCGCGAATGACGGCACTGCGTTACACTATAGCTGAAACGTGCATATCATTTGCGTACCAATCACGTTCAACCTTTTACATTAAAACTAGATTTCAACTATTCTTTCGCAcccttaaccttttagatacggcaggattttgcgcaaataaagcttttcgtaactaaattacgattttctcttaatatatattttttccggatatctatatatagtactaataacatatattcttttcttaatatattgtatataaacactttcactttaattgtttgctttaataaataataaaacaattgagtaaagcacgagccattcgcgaaagccactatagtggcgcgtagtatctaaaaggttaaaatattttcttttccttttgatatatttttataaagagtTTCAATTGTGAGTTACGCGTGcgaaaattttgtagaaaattctattattcatttttctatcctGCAGGTTTTTCCCTATTATCTTTCCTTGTTAGATAAGTGAAAATGAGGGTGACTTTTGTAGATCATTTGTTCTTCAAATCCCCTCATAATCCCGCCCCATAATGCAGCCGGAAAATGTTCTTCCGACAGACAATATAAATTGCACTTTCAACGCATAGATCCAATCCAATCCTGCGCTAAACGATCGACCAGAGAATCGTTTTATAAAGATCACGTCGCATATCCTCTTCCCTAGAATTGTCCGAAAAAGAAGACTAATCACACtgcatagaaaatatttaggaACACTTTGCAGAAAAGGTCTCAACATAATAATTTCCTCGTGGtccttataaaataaattcgatcatTGCAGTTCTCGTTAATCCTCGCTAAAGATAATAATTCCTACCCTAACTTACGCTGTTTTCTCCCTAATTCAATTGTTCAGAAAGTGAAAAACGATTCTAAAAACAGCTCCGAGAGGAGGAACAGTCCCGCATCCACGGCATACTAATTAAATCGTCTGAATCCCTCGGTCGGAAAAAGAATTCCAGTCTAAGAACACCGCGTCGGAGCTCACCCCATGGATTCGGGGCGGCGGTAGAAACGAAAGCTTTTGCACCTGCTGCGGCCACCTGCGCGGCTAACTAACGAAGACGGGGTCTCGAGCAACGTCCGAATTAATTCAGGTCGGTCGCAAGCAGAGCGAGTTCGATAAGTCTCGGTGCAGTTATCTCGGAGCTCGCGTTACTCGGTCCCCGGTCGGGTCCTTGTAATCGTCCTTCGTATGATTTGCGAGGCAAAACCGAGGCGAGTCGTTAAGCGACAGCGAACAGGAAGTTGCATGCCAGCCGCATCCCCGCAAAAACCGCTCCTCTCGCGATAAGGATCGGGTCGCCGGAATCTTCGTTTTCCGGCCGCTCACACGGAAGCACACAGCAAGCAACATAGGGGAACACGTGGGATGTGGTTACGGTTTGCGGACACTGTTAGATCCTTCATTGATCGTCCCGCGATCTCCGTTGTTTGCTCGCCGGCGATTCGGTCGCTGGTGAAATTCTTCGCCATTTCGCGGGTACGTTGAAGTCACCGAGGTGAGATCGTGGATATTTGCGGTCTCCTGTTTCTGCACTTCGTTACGAATTTATGGCGATAAAATTTTCCAGCGATTGGCACGTTAATTTTCTTGTAGAACTGACTTTGCAGGTGCGTTGAAATCACCGATGCGTTTTGATGGAGATTATAGATCCTTATGGTTTATGTTTCTGGATTTACGAATTTCTGGATTTACGACGACACGAATTCTAGTTATTTGAGAGTTGTTCATTGCTATaagatatttcataaaataaatttcaacgtCGATATTCGAagatttttctacaatattcGCTAAGACTATTAAAGCTGCTAACGAATAATAAAGCTGTTACCCTTCACGATTAAAGTCTTCATTTTTTAGGAACAAGTATAAATCAATTTGTAATTATCCAACAGAGTAAAAAACTGCAACAGCGTTGCTGTTCctcaataaaaatgtaaaatatatttcagagACGAATAACGTAAAAAATAGGATacgtaaaaatagaatatctgCGGATGAATCCAATTATGAAAACGAAGGGCTGAAATAAGAACAGAGGAAGCTCTGCTCGTCTAGATGATGAAACATGATGTAGGAAGATTGTTATCGGTTAGCGCGACGACTGGCACGGTATTCATCGATGACAAACGATGccaaattacatatataaaaccTATTACAAAAAGAAGAAGGCCATCCCGAGCAGATATTCTCGACGACTACGCCGATTAGTTAAACAAAAGTGTAAAGTAAACAGTTGCActgttcaataatttataattctcatTACCAACGTCTGTTCTCGCTGTTTGCGAGTG comes from the Augochlora pura isolate Apur16 unplaced genomic scaffold, APUR_v2.2.1 APUR_unplaced_8941, whole genome shotgun sequence genome and includes:
- the LOC144478174 gene encoding uncharacterized protein LOC144478174, whose translation is MNLMFRKNFGGDKGLGGGGGGGGGGLEGRSCVGGAYGSGSLGYGGGRFGVVRGAGPPIVGTRGPIRRSRDLGYFPSMADHDHQGYAYRTHLFLTPPSGGALGSPPDEPTERLGPPPRKSSGPHVIKWGGGGAAAQAQVAGPQQPVRRKIQQQKEPSDPPTPTASRQVDRS